From one Dama dama isolate Ldn47 chromosome 4, ASM3311817v1, whole genome shotgun sequence genomic stretch:
- the ESRP2 gene encoding epithelial splicing regulatory protein 2 isoform X2: MTPPPPQPPPPGPNPTADSAADPRPGPGPLVVLFGATAGALGPDLGSDETDLILLVWQVVEPRSRQVGTLHKSLVRAEAAALSPQCREASGLSSDSLARAEPLDKVLQQFSQLVSGDVALLGGGPYMLCTDGQQLLRQVLHPEASRKNLVLPDTFFSFYDLRREFHVQHPSARSARDLTVATMAQDLGLETDATEDDFGVWEVKTMVAIILHLLESPSGQLFLKPEVVKQKYETGPCKADVVDSETVVRARGLPWQSSDQDVARFFKGLNIARGGVALCLNAQGRRNGEALIRFVDSEQRDLALQRHKHHMGIRYIEVYKATGEEFVKIAGGTSLEVARFLSREDQVILRLRGLPFSAGPADVLGFLGPECPVTGGADGLLFVRHPDGRPTGDAFALFACEELAQAALRRHKGMLGKRYIELFRSTAAEVQQVLNRYASSPLLPTLTAPLLPIPFPLAAGTGRDCVRLRGLPYTASIEDILSFLGEAAADIRPHGVHMVLNQQGRPSGDAFIQMTSAERALAAAQRCHKKAMKERYVEVVPCSTEEMSRVLMGGTLGRSGMSPPPCKLPCLSPPAYATFQATPTLIPTETAALYPSSALLPAARVPAAPTPVAYYPGPATQLYMNYTAYYPSPPVSPTTVGYLTTPTAALASAPTSVLSQPGALVRMQGVPYTAGMKDLLSVFQAYQLAPDDYTSLMPVGDPARTVLQAPKEWVCL; the protein is encoded by the exons ATGACTCCGCCGCCACCCCAGCCGCCGCCCCCAGGCCCGAACCCCACTGCAGACTCCGCTGCCGACCCCCGTCCCGGGCCTGGACCCCTGGTCGTACTGTTCGGGGCCACGGCCGGTGCGCTGGGGCCGGACCTGGGTTCCGACGAGACCGACTTAATCCTCCTAGTCTGGCAAGTGGTGGAGCCGCGGAGCCGCCAG GTGGGGACATTGCATAAGTCACTGGTTCGCGCCGAGGCGGCCGCGCTGAGCCCGCAGTGCCGCGAGGCGAGCGGCCTGAGCTCCGACAGCCTGGCGCGGGCCGAGCCGCTGGACAAAGTGCTGCAGCAG TTCTCACAGCTGGTGAGCGGGGATGTGGCTCTGCTGGGCGGGGGCCCCTACATGCTCTGCACTGATGGGCAGCAACTGCTGCGACAGGTCCTGCACCCTGAGGCCTCCAGGAAG AACCTGGTGCTCCCCgacaccttcttctccttctacGACCTCCGCAGAGAGTTCCACGTGCAGCACCCGAGCGCCCGCTCTGCCAGGGACCTCACTGTGGCCACCATGGCACAGG ACTTGGGGCTGGAGACAGATGCCACAGAGGATGATTTTGGGGTGTGGGAAGTGAAGACAATGGTAGCCATCATCCTCCACCTGCTTGAAAGTCCCAGTG GTCAACTGTTTTTGAAGCCTGAAGTGGTGAAGCAGAAATATGAGACAGGGCCTTG CAAGGCTGACGTGGTGGATAGCGAGACTGTGGTTCGGGCTCGTGGGCTGCCCTGGCAGTCATCAGACCAGGACGTGGCTCGATTCTTCAAAGGGCTCAATATTGCCAG GGGTGGTGTAGCACTGTGCCTCAATGCCCAGGGCCGAAGAAATGGTGAGGCTCTCATCCGCTTTGTGGACAGCGAACAGCGGGACCTAGCACTGCAGAGACACAAGCACCACATGGGCATCCGCTATATCGAG GTGTATAAGGCAACAGGAGAGGAGTTTGTGAAGATCGCAGGGG gcACATCGCTAGAGGTGGCCCGTTTCCTGTCACGGGAAGACCAAGTGATCCTGCGGCTGCGGGGACTGCCCTTCTCGGCTGGGCCAGCAGACGTGCTAGGCTTTCTGGGGCCAGAGTGCCCCGTGACGGGGGGCGCTGATGGGCTGCTCTTTGTGCGCCACCCTGATGGCCGGCCCACGGGCGATGCCTTTGCCCTCTTTGCCTGTGAGGAGCTGGCACAGGCTGCATTACGCAGGCATAAGGGCATGCTGGGTAAGCGATACATTGAACTCTTCCGGAGCACTGCAGCTGAGGTGCAGCAG GTCCTGAACCGCTACGCCTCCAGCCCACTCCTTCCCACCCTGACTGCTCCACTGCTGCCCATCCCCTTCCCACTGGCAGCTGGGACCGGGAGAGACTGTGTCCGCCTGCGAGGCCTGCCCTACACAGCCTCCATCGAAGACATCCTCAGCTTTCTGGGCGAGGCGGCGGCTGACATTCGGCCTCACGGTGTGCATATGGTGCTCAACCAGCAG GGCCGGCCGTCCGGGGATGCCTTCATCCAGATGACATCAGCAGAGCGGGCCCTAGCTGCTGCTCAGCGCTGCCATAAGAAAGCAATGAAGGAACGCTATGTGGAGGTGGTCCCCTGCTCCACAGAGGAGATGAGCCGTGTGCTGATGGGGGGCACCTTGGGCCGCAGTGGCATGTCCCCTCCGCCCTGCAAGCTGCCCT GCCTCTCACCACCCGCCTACGCCACCTTCCAGGCCACCCCGACCCTCATTCCCACTGAGACAGCAGCTCTGTATCCCTCTTCAGCACTGCTCCCAGCTGCCAGGGTGCCTGCTGCTCCCACCCCAGTTGCCTACTACCCAGGGCCAGCCACTCAACTCTACATGAACTACACAGCGTACTACCCCAG CCCTCCAGTTTCCCCCACCACTGTGGGCTACCTCACCACACCCACTGCAGCCCTGGCCTCTGCTCCCACCTCCGTATTGTCCCAGCCAGGAGCCCTGGTCCGTATGCAGGGAGTCCCATACACAGCTGGTATGAAGGATCTGCTCAGCGTCTTCCAGGCCTACCAG CTAGCCCCTGATGACTACACCAGCCTGATGCCTGTTGGTGACCCAGCACGCACTGTGCTACAGGCCCCCAAAGAATGGGTGTGTTTGTAG
- the ESRP2 gene encoding epithelial splicing regulatory protein 2 isoform X1, with translation MTPPPPQPPPPGPNPTADSAADPRPGPGPLVVLFGATAGALGPDLGSDETDLILLVWQVVEPRSRQVGTLHKSLVRAEAAALSPQCREASGLSSDSLARAEPLDKVLQQFSQLVSGDVALLGGGPYMLCTDGQQLLRQVLHPEASRKNLVLPDTFFSFYDLRREFHVQHPSARSARDLTVATMAQDLGLETDATEDDFGVWEVKTMVAIILHLLESPSGQLFLKPEVVKQKYETGPCSKADVVDSETVVRARGLPWQSSDQDVARFFKGLNIARGGVALCLNAQGRRNGEALIRFVDSEQRDLALQRHKHHMGIRYIEVYKATGEEFVKIAGGTSLEVARFLSREDQVILRLRGLPFSAGPADVLGFLGPECPVTGGADGLLFVRHPDGRPTGDAFALFACEELAQAALRRHKGMLGKRYIELFRSTAAEVQQVLNRYASSPLLPTLTAPLLPIPFPLAAGTGRDCVRLRGLPYTASIEDILSFLGEAAADIRPHGVHMVLNQQGRPSGDAFIQMTSAERALAAAQRCHKKAMKERYVEVVPCSTEEMSRVLMGGTLGRSGMSPPPCKLPCLSPPAYATFQATPTLIPTETAALYPSSALLPAARVPAAPTPVAYYPGPATQLYMNYTAYYPSPPVSPTTVGYLTTPTAALASAPTSVLSQPGALVRMQGVPYTAGMKDLLSVFQAYQLAPDDYTSLMPVGDPARTVLQAPKEWVCL, from the exons ATGACTCCGCCGCCACCCCAGCCGCCGCCCCCAGGCCCGAACCCCACTGCAGACTCCGCTGCCGACCCCCGTCCCGGGCCTGGACCCCTGGTCGTACTGTTCGGGGCCACGGCCGGTGCGCTGGGGCCGGACCTGGGTTCCGACGAGACCGACTTAATCCTCCTAGTCTGGCAAGTGGTGGAGCCGCGGAGCCGCCAG GTGGGGACATTGCATAAGTCACTGGTTCGCGCCGAGGCGGCCGCGCTGAGCCCGCAGTGCCGCGAGGCGAGCGGCCTGAGCTCCGACAGCCTGGCGCGGGCCGAGCCGCTGGACAAAGTGCTGCAGCAG TTCTCACAGCTGGTGAGCGGGGATGTGGCTCTGCTGGGCGGGGGCCCCTACATGCTCTGCACTGATGGGCAGCAACTGCTGCGACAGGTCCTGCACCCTGAGGCCTCCAGGAAG AACCTGGTGCTCCCCgacaccttcttctccttctacGACCTCCGCAGAGAGTTCCACGTGCAGCACCCGAGCGCCCGCTCTGCCAGGGACCTCACTGTGGCCACCATGGCACAGG ACTTGGGGCTGGAGACAGATGCCACAGAGGATGATTTTGGGGTGTGGGAAGTGAAGACAATGGTAGCCATCATCCTCCACCTGCTTGAAAGTCCCAGTG GTCAACTGTTTTTGAAGCCTGAAGTGGTGAAGCAGAAATATGAGACAGGGCCTTG CAGCAAGGCTGACGTGGTGGATAGCGAGACTGTGGTTCGGGCTCGTGGGCTGCCCTGGCAGTCATCAGACCAGGACGTGGCTCGATTCTTCAAAGGGCTCAATATTGCCAG GGGTGGTGTAGCACTGTGCCTCAATGCCCAGGGCCGAAGAAATGGTGAGGCTCTCATCCGCTTTGTGGACAGCGAACAGCGGGACCTAGCACTGCAGAGACACAAGCACCACATGGGCATCCGCTATATCGAG GTGTATAAGGCAACAGGAGAGGAGTTTGTGAAGATCGCAGGGG gcACATCGCTAGAGGTGGCCCGTTTCCTGTCACGGGAAGACCAAGTGATCCTGCGGCTGCGGGGACTGCCCTTCTCGGCTGGGCCAGCAGACGTGCTAGGCTTTCTGGGGCCAGAGTGCCCCGTGACGGGGGGCGCTGATGGGCTGCTCTTTGTGCGCCACCCTGATGGCCGGCCCACGGGCGATGCCTTTGCCCTCTTTGCCTGTGAGGAGCTGGCACAGGCTGCATTACGCAGGCATAAGGGCATGCTGGGTAAGCGATACATTGAACTCTTCCGGAGCACTGCAGCTGAGGTGCAGCAG GTCCTGAACCGCTACGCCTCCAGCCCACTCCTTCCCACCCTGACTGCTCCACTGCTGCCCATCCCCTTCCCACTGGCAGCTGGGACCGGGAGAGACTGTGTCCGCCTGCGAGGCCTGCCCTACACAGCCTCCATCGAAGACATCCTCAGCTTTCTGGGCGAGGCGGCGGCTGACATTCGGCCTCACGGTGTGCATATGGTGCTCAACCAGCAG GGCCGGCCGTCCGGGGATGCCTTCATCCAGATGACATCAGCAGAGCGGGCCCTAGCTGCTGCTCAGCGCTGCCATAAGAAAGCAATGAAGGAACGCTATGTGGAGGTGGTCCCCTGCTCCACAGAGGAGATGAGCCGTGTGCTGATGGGGGGCACCTTGGGCCGCAGTGGCATGTCCCCTCCGCCCTGCAAGCTGCCCT GCCTCTCACCACCCGCCTACGCCACCTTCCAGGCCACCCCGACCCTCATTCCCACTGAGACAGCAGCTCTGTATCCCTCTTCAGCACTGCTCCCAGCTGCCAGGGTGCCTGCTGCTCCCACCCCAGTTGCCTACTACCCAGGGCCAGCCACTCAACTCTACATGAACTACACAGCGTACTACCCCAG CCCTCCAGTTTCCCCCACCACTGTGGGCTACCTCACCACACCCACTGCAGCCCTGGCCTCTGCTCCCACCTCCGTATTGTCCCAGCCAGGAGCCCTGGTCCGTATGCAGGGAGTCCCATACACAGCTGGTATGAAGGATCTGCTCAGCGTCTTCCAGGCCTACCAG CTAGCCCCTGATGACTACACCAGCCTGATGCCTGTTGGTGACCCAGCACGCACTGTGCTACAGGCCCCCAAAGAATGGGTGTGTTTGTAG
- the ESRP2 gene encoding epithelial splicing regulatory protein 2 isoform X3: protein MTPPPPQPPPPGPNPTADSAADPRPGPGPLVVLFGATAGALGPDLGSDETDLILLVWQVVEPRSRQVGTLHKSLVRAEAAALSPQCREASGLSSDSLARAEPLDKVLQQFSQLVSGDVALLGGGPYMLCTDGQQLLRQVLHPEASRKNLVLPDTFFSFYDLRREFHVQHPSARSARDLTVATMAQDLGLETDATEDDFGVWEVKTMVAIILHLLESPSGQLFLKPEVVKQKYETGPCSKADVVDSETVVRARGLPWQSSDQDVARFFKGLNIARGGVALCLNAQGRRNGEALIRFVDSEQRDLALQRHKHHMGIRYIEVYKATGEEFVKIAGGTSLEVARFLSREDQVILRLRGLPFSAGPADVLGFLGPECPVTGGADGLLFVRHPDGRPTGDAFALFACEELAQAALRRHKGMLGKRYIELFRSTAAEVQQVLNRYASSPLLPTLTAPLLPIPFPLAAGTGRDCVRLRGLPYTASIEDILSFLGEAAADIRPHGVHMVLNQQGRPSGDAFIQMTSAERALAAAQRCHKKAMKERYVEVVPCSTEEMSRVLMGGTLGRSGMSPPPCKLPSLLPAARVPAAPTPVAYYPGPATQLYMNYTAYYPSPPVSPTTVGYLTTPTAALASAPTSVLSQPGALVRMQGVPYTAGMKDLLSVFQAYQLAPDDYTSLMPVGDPARTVLQAPKEWVCL, encoded by the exons ATGACTCCGCCGCCACCCCAGCCGCCGCCCCCAGGCCCGAACCCCACTGCAGACTCCGCTGCCGACCCCCGTCCCGGGCCTGGACCCCTGGTCGTACTGTTCGGGGCCACGGCCGGTGCGCTGGGGCCGGACCTGGGTTCCGACGAGACCGACTTAATCCTCCTAGTCTGGCAAGTGGTGGAGCCGCGGAGCCGCCAG GTGGGGACATTGCATAAGTCACTGGTTCGCGCCGAGGCGGCCGCGCTGAGCCCGCAGTGCCGCGAGGCGAGCGGCCTGAGCTCCGACAGCCTGGCGCGGGCCGAGCCGCTGGACAAAGTGCTGCAGCAG TTCTCACAGCTGGTGAGCGGGGATGTGGCTCTGCTGGGCGGGGGCCCCTACATGCTCTGCACTGATGGGCAGCAACTGCTGCGACAGGTCCTGCACCCTGAGGCCTCCAGGAAG AACCTGGTGCTCCCCgacaccttcttctccttctacGACCTCCGCAGAGAGTTCCACGTGCAGCACCCGAGCGCCCGCTCTGCCAGGGACCTCACTGTGGCCACCATGGCACAGG ACTTGGGGCTGGAGACAGATGCCACAGAGGATGATTTTGGGGTGTGGGAAGTGAAGACAATGGTAGCCATCATCCTCCACCTGCTTGAAAGTCCCAGTG GTCAACTGTTTTTGAAGCCTGAAGTGGTGAAGCAGAAATATGAGACAGGGCCTTG CAGCAAGGCTGACGTGGTGGATAGCGAGACTGTGGTTCGGGCTCGTGGGCTGCCCTGGCAGTCATCAGACCAGGACGTGGCTCGATTCTTCAAAGGGCTCAATATTGCCAG GGGTGGTGTAGCACTGTGCCTCAATGCCCAGGGCCGAAGAAATGGTGAGGCTCTCATCCGCTTTGTGGACAGCGAACAGCGGGACCTAGCACTGCAGAGACACAAGCACCACATGGGCATCCGCTATATCGAG GTGTATAAGGCAACAGGAGAGGAGTTTGTGAAGATCGCAGGGG gcACATCGCTAGAGGTGGCCCGTTTCCTGTCACGGGAAGACCAAGTGATCCTGCGGCTGCGGGGACTGCCCTTCTCGGCTGGGCCAGCAGACGTGCTAGGCTTTCTGGGGCCAGAGTGCCCCGTGACGGGGGGCGCTGATGGGCTGCTCTTTGTGCGCCACCCTGATGGCCGGCCCACGGGCGATGCCTTTGCCCTCTTTGCCTGTGAGGAGCTGGCACAGGCTGCATTACGCAGGCATAAGGGCATGCTGGGTAAGCGATACATTGAACTCTTCCGGAGCACTGCAGCTGAGGTGCAGCAG GTCCTGAACCGCTACGCCTCCAGCCCACTCCTTCCCACCCTGACTGCTCCACTGCTGCCCATCCCCTTCCCACTGGCAGCTGGGACCGGGAGAGACTGTGTCCGCCTGCGAGGCCTGCCCTACACAGCCTCCATCGAAGACATCCTCAGCTTTCTGGGCGAGGCGGCGGCTGACATTCGGCCTCACGGTGTGCATATGGTGCTCAACCAGCAG GGCCGGCCGTCCGGGGATGCCTTCATCCAGATGACATCAGCAGAGCGGGCCCTAGCTGCTGCTCAGCGCTGCCATAAGAAAGCAATGAAGGAACGCTATGTGGAGGTGGTCCCCTGCTCCACAGAGGAGATGAGCCGTGTGCTGATGGGGGGCACCTTGGGCCGCAGTGGCATGTCCCCTCCGCCCTGCAAGCTGCCCT CACTGCTCCCAGCTGCCAGGGTGCCTGCTGCTCCCACCCCAGTTGCCTACTACCCAGGGCCAGCCACTCAACTCTACATGAACTACACAGCGTACTACCCCAG CCCTCCAGTTTCCCCCACCACTGTGGGCTACCTCACCACACCCACTGCAGCCCTGGCCTCTGCTCCCACCTCCGTATTGTCCCAGCCAGGAGCCCTGGTCCGTATGCAGGGAGTCCCATACACAGCTGGTATGAAGGATCTGCTCAGCGTCTTCCAGGCCTACCAG CTAGCCCCTGATGACTACACCAGCCTGATGCCTGTTGGTGACCCAGCACGCACTGTGCTACAGGCCCCCAAAGAATGGGTGTGTTTGTAG